atgttggggtcataatatttcccattagatttcatgatttgacaattatatgggatagaatgaaaattaaaataaagttggaacataaaccctgctgggaagaatacatattttccggggatcccaaagagtacaaatacatataggcagatagatagatttcaaggaaataaaggagaatccataaaggtgggtgacattgcataaaggggaatcatgaatgatataaacaattgaaaacatttgatggagtttacaacatctggggagcccaatatagaagtggagttctaacagcatgatttcacaattcatgaggttatcccaacgattagaaattcatacaacagtgagtcatgagagtgtccaagtacatagaatatgacaattcacaaatacatgaggaaaaagagttcatctgtgatggggggaattcgtagagatggcatggggaagaggcacatgtgagttgtagtctttggaagtataggatttcataagttccaggggtaggtctgaggaagagtgttcttctccttcataaaatcatgaaattatgaatgaaacgtggagggcccccgtccgggcatcccctggcagctgtagagggtgagggtccttggagaactatgtctccccagcgagagagcgacccccccatccccagttcacagaaagggggtaggtatctcttaaacccattccgcgggccgcggggagaggaaaatccgggataaggcagcattttagcttggaaagagccgtcggtcccgtttgacagtcagctgttgaggtgccgaaaactggaccgattccggttctgctggttgtcttcgagtcaggagccttagaaagggttaggactaaaagaggagcgttctaggggtaattttgatagagatatgagccaatttatatcgaccgccatgttaatctatggcgggaaatctcagccggagttaaaaggacgggagagagagagagatttcatgcgaaggaaggagtcagggaaagatacaaaataaccagatagagagtgttattgttaaaataaatgctacttttattgggggattttgttacatagttcagggaaggggaaaatgaagaaaaaaaggtcttttaataatagtctgttgcggtcccgctccgttcttttggtgggtgaccggcggaactctccgctgcgttttcaaatcaatttgaaagccggggtgacggttatcatgtccacactccaggcagttataggatttctccccagtgtgagtcctttgatgtgaacgtaggcctgaactctgagtgaagctctgtccacactctaggcagttatagggtttctccccagtgtgagtcctttgatgtgaacgtagatgtgaACTAttagtaaagctctgtccacactccaggcagttatagggtttttccccagtgtgagtcctttgatgtctacgtaggcctgaactatgagtgaagctctgttcacactccaggcagttatagggtttctccccagtgtgagtcctttgatgtgaacgtaggcctgaaatctgagtgaagctctgttcacactccaggcagttatagggtttctccccagtgtgagtcctttgatgtgaatgtaagtgtcccttctgagcaaagctctgtccacactccaggcaattatagggtttctccccagtgtgagtcctttgatgtgaacgtaggcctgaactctgagtgaagctctgtccacactctaggcagttatagggtttctccccagtgtgagtcctttgatgtgaacatagATGTGAACTAttagtaaagctctgtccacactccaggcagttatagggtttttccccagtgtgagtcctttgatgtctacgtaggcgtgaactatgagtgaagctctgttcacactccaggcagttatagggtttctccccagtgtgagtcctttgatgtgaacgtaggcctgaactatgagtgaagctctgttcacactccaggcaattatagggtttctccccagtgtgaatcctttgatgtgtcttcagctttccatgcagactaaagctctttccacattcaatacatttatatgctttctcctccatgtcaacagaGTTATGTTGagtagattcca
This Anolis carolinensis isolate JA03-04 unplaced genomic scaffold, rAnoCar3.1.pri scaffold_26, whole genome shotgun sequence DNA region includes the following protein-coding sequences:
- the LOC134294875 gene encoding zinc finger protein 239-like, whose protein sequence is MESTQHNSVDMEEKAYKCIECGKSFSLHGKLKTHQRIHTGEKPYNCLECEQSFTHSSGLRSHQRTHTGEKPYNCLECEQSFTHSSRLRRHQRTHTGEKPYNCLECGQSFTNSSHLCSHQRTHTGEKPYNCLECGQSFTQSSGLRSHQRTHTGEKPYNCLECGQSFAQKGHLHSHQRTHTGEKPYNCLECEQSFTQISGLRSHQRTHTGEKPYNCLECEQSFTHSSGLRRHQRTHTGEKPYNCLECGQSFTNSSHLRSHQRTHTGEKPYNCLECGQSFTQSSGLRSHQRTHTGEKSYNCLECGHDNRHPGFQIDLKTQRRVPPVTHQKNGAGPQQTIIKRPFFLHFPLP